Proteins encoded together in one Cicer arietinum cultivar CDC Frontier isolate Library 1 chromosome 4, Cicar.CDCFrontier_v2.0, whole genome shotgun sequence window:
- the LOC101502336 gene encoding phosphatidylinositol 4-phosphate 5-kinase 9 isoform X1, with protein sequence MSGPVATVDNSDRALSHADRTQSLDALSKIDHILTNGEADHSPEIAGFRVGELSLPNGESYSGSLLGNVPEGQGKYVWSDGCVYDGEWRRGMRNGFGKIQWPSGVMYEGEFSGGYIHGTGTYIGPENLTYKGRWRFNLKHGLGYQVYPNGDVFEGSWIQGTPEGPGKYTWDNGNVYLGNMKGGRMSGKGTLTWVNGDSFEGSWLNGMMHGLGAYTWSDGGCYVGTWTRGLKDGKGTFYPIGSCLPSAQEIYLNALRKRGLLPDLRKQNQVHIHHTASADMGDVKVGENRRLSSVSSSKLATGNLLNLDQSRSKNISLERRWSLEVSIEKVIGHDSKLASTDSIFGSGNKEANEKIPILEREYMQGVLISEVVLNNSFSSLNRRAKQLKKKLAKEIKRPGEQIIKGHRSYDLMLSLQLGIRYTVGKITPIQRREVRASDFGARASFWMNFPKEGSQLTPPHQSDDFKWKDYCPMVFRNLRELFKIDAADYMMSICGNDALRELSSPGKSGSVFFLSQDDRFMIKTLRRSEVKVLLRMLPDYHHHVKSYENTLITKFFGLHRIIPSSGQKFRFVVMGNMFCTELRIHRRFDLKGSSLGRSSDKIEIDENTTLKDLDLNYCFYLEPSWRESLLEQIEIDSKFLEEQHIMDYSLLLGVHYRAPQQLRPPVSYNHSINADGLAILAEEDPLEDEVYNYPQGLVLVPRGSDDGSVVVGSHIRGSRLRASAAGDEEVDLLLPGTARLQIQLGVNMPARAEQIPGKEEMQTFHEAYDVVLYLGIIDILQDYNMTKKIEHAYKSMQFDSLSISAVDPTFYSRRFLDFIQKVFPQNVAG encoded by the exons aTGTCTGGCCCTGTGGCCACAGTTGATAATTCGGATCGAGCACTTTCTCATGCAGACAGAACACAATCTCTTGATGCCTTGTCTAAAATAGACCATATATTGACAAATGGTGAAGCCGATCATTCCCCGGAAATTGCTGGCTTTAGAGTTGGGGAACTCTCTCTTCCTAATGGTGAGTCATATTCTGGGTCCCTTCTTGGCAATGTTCCTGAGGGTCAAGGTAAGTATGTATGGTCCGATGGTTGTGTATACGACGGTGAGTGGAGACGGGGGATGAGAAATGGATTTGGGAAAATACAATGGCCTTCTGGTGTGATGTATGAAGGTGAATTCTCTGGTGGATATATCCATGGTACAGGAACATATATTGGCCCTGAAAATTTGACCTATAAAGGTCGATGGCGGTTCAATCTTAAACATGGCCTTGGTTATCAAGTTTATCCAAATGGAGATGTATTTGAAGGCTCTTGGATCCAAGGAACTCCAGAGGGGCCAGGAAAGTATACCTGGGATAATGGAAATGTATATTTGGGCAATATGAAAGGTGGAAGAATGTCAGGAAAAGGAACTCTTACCTGGGTAAATGGAGACTCATTTGAAGGAAGCTGGTTAAATGGCATGATGCATGGTCTTGGCGCGTATACTTGGAGTGACGGGGGATGCTATGTTGGGACCTGGACACGGGGTCTGAAAGATGGCAAAGGGACCTTTTATCCCATAGGAAGCTGTCTTCCATCGGCACAAGAAATATATCTCAATGCATTGAGAAAAAGAGGGTTATTACCAGATTTGAGAAAACAGAACCAGGTGCATATTCATCATACTGCTTCAGCTGATATGGGGGATGTCAAAGTCGGTGAGAACAGGAGATTAAGTAGTGTTTCATCTAGTAAGCTTGCCACAGGAAACCTGTTAAATCTGGACCAATCTCGCAGCAAAAATATTTCTCTTGAAAGAAGGTGGAGTCTAGAGGTATCTATTGAGAAAGTGATTGGCCATGATTCAAAATTAGCTTCAACAGATTCTATCTTTGGAAGTGGAAATAAAGAGGCTAATGAAAAGATCCCAATTTTGGAGCGTGAGTATATGCAAGGGGTATTAATTAGTGAGGTAGttttaaataatagtttttcATCACTAAATAGAAGAGCAAAGCagcttaaaaaaaaacttgcCAAAGAGATCAAAAGACCTGGTGAACAGATTATTAAAGGCCACAGGAGTTATGATCTGATGCTTAGTTTGCAGCTCGGAATAAG GTATACTGTGGGAAAGATTACCCCCATACAGAGGCGAGAAGTTCGAGCATCCGATTTTGGTGCCAGAGCAAGCTTTTGGATGAATTTTCCTAAAGAAGGATCTCAATTGACACCTCCTCATCAGTCGGATGATTTTAAATGGAAAGATTACTGTCCTATGGTGTTCAG AAATTTGAGAGAGTTGTTCAAGATTGATGCAGCAGACTATATGATGTCCATTTGTGGAAATGATGCTTTGAGGGAACTATCTTCTCCAGGGAAAAGTGGCAGTGTCTTTTTCCTGTCTCAGGATGATCGTTTCATGATCAAGACACTGAGAAGATCAGAAGTAAAG GTTCTTCTAAGAATGCTTCCAGATTATCATCATCATGTGAAGTCATATGAGAATACGCTCATTACAAAATTTTTTGGTCTGCACAGGATTATACCTTCAAGTGGTCAAAAG TTTCGTTTTGTTGTAATGGGAAATATGTTCTGCACAGAATTGAGGATCCATAGGAGATTCGATTTAAAAGGTTCATCCCTTGGACGTTCGTCTGACAAGATAGAAATTGATGAGAATACCACTCTTAAGGATTTGGATTTGAACTACTGCTTTTATTTGGAACCGTCTTGGCGGGAGTCTTTATTGGA GCAGATTGAGATTGACAGCAAGTTCTTGGAGGAACAGCACATAATGGATTATAGCCTTCTTCTAGGTGTTCATTATCGAGCTCCCCAGCAGCTGCGTCCTCCTGTGTCGTACAACCATAGTATAAATGCAGATGGTTTGGCAATACTTGCAGAGGAAG ACCCTCTAGAGGATGAAGTATATAACTATCCCCAAGGTCTTGTTCTGGTCCCTCGGGGATCAGATGATGGTAGTGTTGTTGTCGGGTCACACATTAGGGGTAGCCGATTGCGAGCTTCTGCTGCTGGTGACGAGGAGGTGGATCTACTTCTACCTGGTACTGCAAG ACTACAAATCCAGCTAGGTGTGAACATGCCAGCAAGGGCAGAACAGATTCCAGGAAAAGAGGAAATGCAAACGTTTCATGAGGCTTATGATGTTGTACTTTACCTGGGTATCATTGATATATTGCAAGATTACAACATGACTAAGAAGATTGAACATGCATATAAATCTATGCAATTTGATTCATTATCTATCTCGGCGGTGGATCCTACATTCTACTCACGTCGCTTCCTGGATTTTATCCAGAAAGTGTTCCCACAAAACGTTGCAGGATAA
- the LOC101502336 gene encoding phosphatidylinositol 4-phosphate 5-kinase 9 isoform X2: MSGPVATVDNSDRALSHADRTQSLDALSKIDHILTNGEADHSPEIAGFRVGELSLPNGESYSGSLLGNVPEGQGKYVWSDGCVYDGEWRRGMRNGFGKIQWPSGVMYEGEFSGGYIHGTGTYIGPENLTYKGRWRFNLKHGLGYQVYPNGDVFEGSWIQGTPEGPGKYTWDNGNVYLGNMKGGRMSGKGTLTWVNGDSFEGSWLNGMMHGLGAYTWSDGGCYVGTWTRGLKDGKGTFYPIGSCLPSAQEIYLNALRKRGLLPDLRKQNQVHIHHTASADMGDVKVGENRRLSSVSSSKLATGNLLNLDQSRSKNISLERRWSLEVSIEKVIGHDSKLASTDSIFGSGNKEANEKIPILEREYMQGVLISEVVLNNSFSSLNRRAKQLKKKLAKEIKRPGEQIIKGHRSYDLMLSLQLGIRYTVGKITPIQRREVRASDFGARASFWMNFPKEGSQLTPPHQSDDFKWKDYCPMVFRNLRELFKIDAADYMMSICGNDALRELSSPGKSGSVFFLSQDDRFMIKTLRRSEVKVLLRMLPDYHHHVKSYENTLITKFFGLHRIIPSSGQKFRFVVMGNMFCTELRIHRRFDLKGSSLGRSSDKIEIDENTTLKDLDLNYCFYLEPSWRESLLEQIEIDSKFLEEQHIMDYSLLLGVHYRAPQQLRPPVSYNHSINADGLAILAEEAL; this comes from the exons aTGTCTGGCCCTGTGGCCACAGTTGATAATTCGGATCGAGCACTTTCTCATGCAGACAGAACACAATCTCTTGATGCCTTGTCTAAAATAGACCATATATTGACAAATGGTGAAGCCGATCATTCCCCGGAAATTGCTGGCTTTAGAGTTGGGGAACTCTCTCTTCCTAATGGTGAGTCATATTCTGGGTCCCTTCTTGGCAATGTTCCTGAGGGTCAAGGTAAGTATGTATGGTCCGATGGTTGTGTATACGACGGTGAGTGGAGACGGGGGATGAGAAATGGATTTGGGAAAATACAATGGCCTTCTGGTGTGATGTATGAAGGTGAATTCTCTGGTGGATATATCCATGGTACAGGAACATATATTGGCCCTGAAAATTTGACCTATAAAGGTCGATGGCGGTTCAATCTTAAACATGGCCTTGGTTATCAAGTTTATCCAAATGGAGATGTATTTGAAGGCTCTTGGATCCAAGGAACTCCAGAGGGGCCAGGAAAGTATACCTGGGATAATGGAAATGTATATTTGGGCAATATGAAAGGTGGAAGAATGTCAGGAAAAGGAACTCTTACCTGGGTAAATGGAGACTCATTTGAAGGAAGCTGGTTAAATGGCATGATGCATGGTCTTGGCGCGTATACTTGGAGTGACGGGGGATGCTATGTTGGGACCTGGACACGGGGTCTGAAAGATGGCAAAGGGACCTTTTATCCCATAGGAAGCTGTCTTCCATCGGCACAAGAAATATATCTCAATGCATTGAGAAAAAGAGGGTTATTACCAGATTTGAGAAAACAGAACCAGGTGCATATTCATCATACTGCTTCAGCTGATATGGGGGATGTCAAAGTCGGTGAGAACAGGAGATTAAGTAGTGTTTCATCTAGTAAGCTTGCCACAGGAAACCTGTTAAATCTGGACCAATCTCGCAGCAAAAATATTTCTCTTGAAAGAAGGTGGAGTCTAGAGGTATCTATTGAGAAAGTGATTGGCCATGATTCAAAATTAGCTTCAACAGATTCTATCTTTGGAAGTGGAAATAAAGAGGCTAATGAAAAGATCCCAATTTTGGAGCGTGAGTATATGCAAGGGGTATTAATTAGTGAGGTAGttttaaataatagtttttcATCACTAAATAGAAGAGCAAAGCagcttaaaaaaaaacttgcCAAAGAGATCAAAAGACCTGGTGAACAGATTATTAAAGGCCACAGGAGTTATGATCTGATGCTTAGTTTGCAGCTCGGAATAAG GTATACTGTGGGAAAGATTACCCCCATACAGAGGCGAGAAGTTCGAGCATCCGATTTTGGTGCCAGAGCAAGCTTTTGGATGAATTTTCCTAAAGAAGGATCTCAATTGACACCTCCTCATCAGTCGGATGATTTTAAATGGAAAGATTACTGTCCTATGGTGTTCAG AAATTTGAGAGAGTTGTTCAAGATTGATGCAGCAGACTATATGATGTCCATTTGTGGAAATGATGCTTTGAGGGAACTATCTTCTCCAGGGAAAAGTGGCAGTGTCTTTTTCCTGTCTCAGGATGATCGTTTCATGATCAAGACACTGAGAAGATCAGAAGTAAAG GTTCTTCTAAGAATGCTTCCAGATTATCATCATCATGTGAAGTCATATGAGAATACGCTCATTACAAAATTTTTTGGTCTGCACAGGATTATACCTTCAAGTGGTCAAAAG TTTCGTTTTGTTGTAATGGGAAATATGTTCTGCACAGAATTGAGGATCCATAGGAGATTCGATTTAAAAGGTTCATCCCTTGGACGTTCGTCTGACAAGATAGAAATTGATGAGAATACCACTCTTAAGGATTTGGATTTGAACTACTGCTTTTATTTGGAACCGTCTTGGCGGGAGTCTTTATTGGA GCAGATTGAGATTGACAGCAAGTTCTTGGAGGAACAGCACATAATGGATTATAGCCTTCTTCTAGGTGTTCATTATCGAGCTCCCCAGCAGCTGCGTCCTCCTGTGTCGTACAACCATAGTATAAATGCAGATGGTTTGGCAATACTTGCAGAGGAAG CACTATAA